From Impatiens glandulifera chromosome 7, dImpGla2.1, whole genome shotgun sequence:
tttattatttagttgaattaaaaaatatttacttaaaaaatagtttaaatgaaaaatatagtttataaaaaattaaaattattaaattaaaatatttttatttttataaattataaatataaaaaatattagaataattaaatcaattaaaactcaaaataatatacAGGGTCGGCTCAAATGTTAAACCCTAATCTCTTTCTCAGGGTCGGCTTCATTGGATCTTACAGCAGCCCAACTGATCTTCGTTTCTTCAGTTGGATCACCGGTAGACGTCCTTCTCCGTCGCTTCTCTCTGCCTGTCTGCCTGCTCTCTCACCGCAACGGTAAGCTTTTTAGATACATTCGTGTCAATGATAAACTTGTTAGAAATCGCTTCTTAACAGTACTGATAGCTAAGATGTccatttttttgtaaaattccAAACTTGTAATCAAATCATTGTGGGTAAATCCAATTGTGAGAAAATTATTTGGAAGTTGAGTTGGAAAACTGATCTTATAACTTTCTGAAATTTCTAAAATGTCTTGTTTTTTCTGAACTGATTTCAAACAGGGCTTTAGCAAATTGATTCCCTAAAActaaatttggtttttgattAGGGGTATGTATGTATTagaatgtctctatttatagtgTTGTTTTCTTCACATGTCTCAAGTTTTAATTGCTTGTCTCTTTTCTTTGTGTTCTCTGCCAGGTCAATTGTGTTGGAAGTTTATATTCAAGATAATGACCTTGGAAAACGATGCTTCTTTCGTTGACagtgagaagaagaagaagaagaagaagtctaAAAAGAGAAAACATGATAAGCAAGACATTGAGCATTTCAGTGATGCAGTTAACATTAGCAAGGATGAtgagaaaataaagaagaaacaaaagaaGACTAAAATTCATCAAGATGGTGGTGGTGTTTGTAAAGAAGCTTTAGACACAACACTAAACCCGGATCACAGAGAAGAGAAGAGGAACAGAAAGCTAAAAGCTCTTGAGGATAAGAGTTTGCCATCATCTGATCATGTTGACATGACCTTGGAAGGCAGTGACACCAGGGAATTGACGATTCATAAAGCTagaaaggagaagaagaaggatgaaTGCAACATTGAAATTGAGGATGGGAAAAACAAGACTGAAAAGATGAAGAAggacaagaagaagaaacaaagcAAGGAGAAGGCTAATTGGGGTCACAAAGGAGAGAAGGAAGCCAATGATCAAGATGGTGATTTGAGTAAGGAAACTGAGAAAAAGAAGAGGAagttagaaaagaaaatgatgGAGAAGGATTTGTCAGCGACCGAAAATGTCAATGATGTAACTAAGCAAGTTGAAAATCAGTCGAGGAAAAAGAAAGCAATTGAGGAAgtcaaaaagaagaaaaagagatccAAGAAAGTTACATTCTCTTCTGAAGTGGAGGTTTTTCCATTAGACAACGACGATCTTCCAGAAAAGAACCATGAAAAAAAGCTAATTCAAGGTAAGTGGTTTACTCCCGAGGAGGATGAGAAGATTAAGGAAGCGGTTAATAACTACATAATTGCTCACAGCTTGGGTGAAAAAGGTCTAGACATGCTTATGCACTGTATGAAATATCCCGAAATAAGAAATTGCTGGAAGGAAATCGGACTAGCTTTGCCCCATAGGCCTTACGAAGCTGTTTATCGTCGAGCCCACATTTTATTTGAGCGAGGCGATAATGGAAAATGGAATGAAGATGATTACAACATGTTAAGAAAGTTCCACGCAGAATATGGTCCAAAATGGACGCAATATGCGGAAATAACAGGTCGCCATCCTATACACGTTAGGGACACATGGCGTAGAATAAAACTCGCAAACAAGAAATCAGGACGTTGGTCTCAAGACGAATACCAAAATTTATACGATTTAGTCAACACCGATCTGAAGCTAAAAGTATTTGCAGAAAAGAAATCTCAACATGGAATGTTGAGAGACAACATCGCTTGGACTGCGATTAGCGATACGTTAACTACAAGAACGCTTGTAAATTGCTGCCATAAATGGTACGACCAACTGACGTCTCCTATGGTGAGAGAAGGCATTTGGGCTGATACAGATGACTATCGATTGTTGGGTATGCTTTTTAACTTGGATGCTTGCAGTGTAGAAGAAGTGGATTGGGATAATATTATCGAACAGAGGCCAGGCGATGTGTGTAGGAGGCGATGGAACCAAATGATTCGTCATATTCATAATTATAAGACTAAGTCCTTTCCTGAACTAGTTGAAATTCTAGCGCAACGATATAAATTGGATGTGCTTGAAGCCAGAGAGATTTGGGATAACAAACCTTATGTTCCTTGAACTTGGGATAACAAGCCAGAGAGACTAAGCCCTTTCCTGAATAGTACACTGTGTCTATGACTTCAATGAAATGTTCTTCTATTTTTGTTCTATGGTAAATACTTCAATTGGTACGCTTCAAAAAATAGGTTAATTAGCaactttttctttaatttctcatcaaattttcaaatatgtaCGAGTCATAGTAATTATAGAGATCTACTAAATGTTGCCCTTATCCtgtcaaatatatttgttaGTTACAAACTGGGacataacttaaaataatttttgcaATAATTTTATGACTATGTATGTAGATTAAGTTTTTTGTTCggtaaataacttaatatatgtAACATTTGATTTTGTATAGTAAATCTATTTGCAgctaaattaagtttttttttttttatagtgaaataaGTAATTGTccaattaaaaaatcataattatatattttgtgttataaACGAATAATACAAAGAGAgagtagggctgcaaatgagatcgactcgatttagtatttattaactcgaacgaatttataaatttgagctcgaactcgactcgactatATACCTATAAGCTCGACTCGAAAAgtgaacaaaaattaaattttcaaacttgagctcaaaccaaatttatttgtaaattaaaatatcaaattttcgtacatattaaacatttaaaacatgatatttcaaaattaaaatataatacatataaaacaatcctaactattcaaaattccaaaacatGATAATCTAAAACATTAAATCACcgttactaatcaaaattctaaaatatacaattcaaaaatcaaagtagaaaattatataaattgtttgaacattcaatatattaatcttttgtaACTCGTGTTTTTCAATCATAGCACACGTACAACTAAAtgcattcaataatatgaaatgtttaatcttaaaaataattaatataaaaaataaatgttaaaacaaataactaaaatttaacttattttaagaGGTAAAATACcgacaataaataatattttcgaTTTATTAACTCGATatgttttctcttttttatcatcatttcacctatatataaaataatcaaaacataagTTTCTCTTAATACAtgaaaaaagatatataagCATAAGTTCTTTTAATACATGCAAAAAGGATAAACAAGACTTACTTTACTAGagttaactaataaaataatttttttctttttttttgttgctCGATTTCTTTaagataaaaagaaatcaaagttatc
This genomic window contains:
- the LOC124946070 gene encoding RNA polymerase I termination factor-like, translated to MTLENDASFVDSEKKKKKKKSKKRKHDKQDIEHFSDAVNISKDDEKIKKKQKKTKIHQDGGGVCKEALDTTLNPDHREEKRNRKLKALEDKSLPSSDHVDMTLEGSDTRELTIHKARKEKKKDECNIEIEDGKNKTEKMKKDKKKKQSKEKANWGHKGEKEANDQDGDLSKETEKKKRKLEKKMMEKDLSATENVNDVTKQVENQSRKKKAIEEVKKKKKRSKKVTFSSEVEVFPLDNDDLPEKNHEKKLIQGKWFTPEEDEKIKEAVNNYIIAHSLGEKGLDMLMHCMKYPEIRNCWKEIGLALPHRPYEAVYRRAHILFERGDNGKWNEDDYNMLRKFHAEYGPKWTQYAEITGRHPIHVRDTWRRIKLANKKSGRWSQDEYQNLYDLVNTDLKLKVFAEKKSQHGMLRDNIAWTAISDTLTTRTLVNCCHKWYDQLTSPMVREGIWADTDDYRLLGMLFNLDACSVEEVDWDNIIEQRPGDVCRRRWNQMIRHIHNYKTKSFPELVEILAQRYKLDVLEAREIWDNKPYVP